The genomic region GGGCATTAACAGGCTGTCTGTGGTAATGAGGGACCACCAGGCGTCACTGAGTTACAACACTCCCTGCCACACAATGGCCACGCCATTTATACATACAAATCACACCAACTTAAAGCTTGCGATTCATACTCTTTTGGCTCAAATCTGTGGGTTTTTTgtgcagttatttatttacgtGAGTTTTTGATCTGATTTGACCAATTTTCAATATCTTTTATCCTTGCTGTTCACTCTCAAAACTGTTACCGGTGACACAGTTTCAAACAAATAGCGATTAGAGATGATTACAAATGCAATATACTCCTGAGGAGAATTCCTAATGAGGCAGTCAAAGCTCATCTCAGACCATGCCCTTTGCCTCAATCCATAAGTGTTCCTGGCTGCCACCTGCAACCTTGAGActccctcttctctcccccCGTCTCTTCTCCATGTCTGCCAATAATAAGGAGCCAGATGAAGTGGcagtgagaggaaatgtttaccATCAAATTAGTTGTGTCATCTCTAGGATCTGTGATGCAAGCCACAGAGAGGGATATCAATGCAATCCATCACGCCATTGATTCCTGCAAGACAAAAGATTCAAATTCACGGCATAAAAGGTTTTCGTTAAGAAAAGTCTGTCATTCTGCAGCGAGTCACTGTTTGGGACAAAGGTAGTTTTCTGAGGAACTATAGAACCATAACGCTTTATGAGCAACGACTGCAGAAGCACATAGAAAAATACTTTATCTGGTGACAAATTTGACTGAAATCTTGCCTTTTACAGCTCATTACACGTGCTGTGGTTATACCTGCCTTCCACGATACTCTGGAGATATTTAACACCCAAAAAGGAGAAGTTTGAAAACGCTGCTGGCTCTGTTGTAGTTTGAAAAGTGCAGGGCTGCGAATTAGTCTTAATGGGCAGAAAGAAATACTTGATGCAGTTACCCACATTCACATCCTGGCTTATTGGCCGCGAGTCCACTTTGATCAGCTTTGAATAAAAAGTTGATGACCTAGTCATCGTTCGAATGAAAGAAATGTGCTTAAtttttcactgttgttgtttttctttctttgtgttgtgaGCTCCCCGTTTACAttgacacaaacatgcagagcaTTTTCATCACTTTTACAGAAACGTGTCTTTAGTAGTGTGGACGATGTCGCCCCATGGTTCATTGTTAACTCTGTTGTGTTGGTGTTAAAGGAAGCATTTGTTCCCACCACTCACTGCCAGTAGAGATATCTGTGCGAGCCTTGGCCAGGTGTTTAAATTCAGTTTGGACACTTGCCAGTGACTTGTATTGGAATTTAAATCTTCATGCAATGGAGTCTTGTGTATGCTACTGGGGAAAATTTATAccctgtagttttttttttttcttttctgaagaCAATAAAATTTGACATGTCACTAACACCCACACATCAGTCTTCATCAGTCCAAGTCAGAGTGGAACTGTAAATCTAGCCTATATTTGGGATGTTAGTATAATGATGTATGGTAATAGCTAAAATAATAGGATCATATGTCTCAGTATGACTGGGCCATATCTTTACCTGCCATGCCACTCAGTGCCCATGCTCTGCCATCATCTCTGAATACTAGCACACGAGGGGGCTCGTTAGCCTGCTATTACAGATGTGACAAGCACACCATAATAGCCCAATTATCCCAAAATGCCAAATTTTACTCCAAAGGAAAAGGAGTGTGTAGTGATTAATGGTGAACACTTAAGGGGAAGAGTTAGACAACGCTGTTGGATAGGAGAAAATATGTATCAGGCTGCCGCCACTACAGATGCTTCCTCCCCCTGACAACTGCAATTCATTTGAGATGCTATTAACATGCATAATTATGCTAATCAAGCAGTAATTAAGTGCCAATTCATCAGAGACCATTTTTTGTCTGTAATTTCATCAAGCATGGCTGTTGTGGTTTGTgggtttcccccccccccccccccccatgcataTTTCTGTATACAATATTGCTCAAATGAGGCGCTCTCATTTCATCCAACATTTCCTTTCCTGTATGCtcctgaagtttgtaaacaggATGTGGTAGAGATCCATTCATAGATCCATTAACATACCCCCCCGCCCGCCTCGCCCCCGCCCCTTTCCAAAGTCAAATACTAAGAGACTCTCATCAGCCGCAGCACACAACATACCACTGggtttttactcagtaacattTCATGAGTTTAATCCTCATACATGCTGTTATcgcccccccccaaaaaaaaaaagaaaagatgaataaTACAGAATGTCTTCTATGGTATACATGATGTCACTACTCCTCTGAGTCAACATGGCAGGTGAAATGTTATTTGCAATGGCATTTCTTCAGTCCAGTTTCACCCAGAGAGTCAGACAGGTGTTCTTATCGGACAGGAAAGCCTGTGGTGATGCACGTCAGTCTTGATCACCCTTGACGATGGCCTTAGGTAAGAAATCTGCTTCCGTCCCTCTGACCTAGGAATTCTTTCGGTTTCAGCATTTATACTAGTTTTTGCAGCAGGAACAAACAGTCACACGTTGAAGTGGACAGTTGAGAAAAATGCTTGTAGTCACTCAATTATAATTGTTTTCGATATCCTTTTCTTTGGCGATGGTAGAAATTTTAATTTTGCTGTCACGTGCCATCAAAATGGCCTTGTTGTGTTTGCCTCATTGTCCTGTCATTGTATCCAGATCCTGGAGTCCTGTTACAGCAATGTTTAATGAAGGCAGTTCATCTGGTATTCTGTAAAACCACGTCTTACCCCAAAATGCTTGTGGTTCAATGACAAATCCAGTGGCCAAAAATAACTGTGACAGAGTCAttgtatttagctttgtataCTCACTACATTgcagaacaacacatttgtagATGTTCACACCTAATTGCAGTTGTAAAAGAAACTTGCAccacacattaacacatactGCGACACTCAGCCATTAACTGTTGTCCATCAATAGCCTCCTAATCACTGCTTATTGGAAATTAGGAAGTGAGGAAGTTGCACATTAATTACACTCTCATATTATTTGCTCAGTATAAACCTCACTACAGTACGAACCAGtagtataaatataatgatattTATATGCTATCACAAATGAGTGCAATTAAGAGGTTCTTCTTATTTTTAAGTAATGGATTACATCTTAAAATACATAGAGGTCAACTCAGACGCAGGTTCTATTCTCATTCAGTGCTGAGGGAACGTCGTCAGACAAACATCCCTTTGGAATAAACTAATAGTTGTTGGCAAATCTTGTCTCAATATGAAGTGCTACCAGATTTTCtaaaaaacaatgcaatgtTGACTAAATGATCAAAGTAGTGACATCATGCTCAGTTATGTGGTCTAGATGACAGTTTAAACATCTCATATAGTGACTGATCACACACTACTCTACAATCATGTCTCACAAGAACTCCCAAAAACACGCATGACGAGTAATACAGGGAATATTCAGCAAAACCAGAATTGATTTAGGTTAGGTTAGCTTTAGTGCACTTTCGAAGCAGATCTGTACGTGTTCTCTTCTACCTGTTTTGatcttgtctttgttttgtactttttcctcttctccatGAAGAACCACTGTTGCCACTGTCACACCATCCCGGTCTCTGAGTGGCCGGGAGTTATTGCAGGTCAAATTTCTAGCACGCTGAATGAGATCGGCGCCTGTGATGTGTCGGGGAGGCATTGGTGGGTTCCCGCAGCCCGCgtctttaaatatttcatactTCATGACTGCCATCTGCCAGTCCAGAGCTGATTGGGGCGGTTGCTTATGGTTTGTGAAACGACGACAGCGAGTGGATTGTGAGGCTGAAAATCCCTGCAGATCATTCAAGAGCATTCATAGCCGATGAATTTGcaagtacatttttatcagATAAGGCTGCGACAGAGGATGCACTCAGCACAGAGTGCATCCTCTGTCACAGGATGAGATGGGCTCTGAGGTTTGACGGGGCAGACGAAGGCTCGTGAAGACGGCTGGCTGCTCCTTTTGACGGCGTGTCAGGGTTGGCTGGCAAGTTGCTTTGCTGCGTCTGGTTGAAGCAGTCATCATTGTGGCAGGCCTGTCAGAACAAACTGGTGTGCTGGAGACAGATACAGTTTTAGTGGCTGGATGCAGAGTATGCAACACATGCGCCCGCCCTAACACGGAATATGTTCCCCAAACTGGCAAGCTGGTGGCAAGTTAATGACAGGAACGGCCAGTGACATCATGAGAAACATGATGACACTCTGCTAAAGACATCTGAGTGAGTCCACAGATCAAACAGACAGGGTGATGACTTCAGGCTCAAACACAGTGGCGACTAGACTGCAGCCTCAGTGTTAAAAGtctgtttatttcatttcatgaaaGATTTCATAACAAACCCACTCATGAGGAAGGAGATGATAATTAaattgagagggagagaaatggaACAATGCATTGCCTTGAGGGTGTTTACCTTGCATCACCGACGAAATTTCATTTTTGATGTATTCAAATGCATTGACACAGTGGGAGAATAATGTGTAATCATTAGGAGAGGGTTTGCAAATTATTTATGTAATGTAAACCATTATAATTTActtccatgttgttttttttccccttccactGCCATTAACAAGTGACTTTTAAAGCAATAAACGTCACAATTGCTTtaagttaattaaaacaataGACACCATATTGAAAGATAAGATGCCAGTCACACCACCGTCTCCTGCACGCAGCAATTTACTGCTCAAGTGTAATGAGGGAGGGGTGACACAAATAATAGCTATTAAACTGTCAGCTTAGTGGAGGCTGGATCACATTACTGGAATTAACTAAGATGCCCTATTATAAACACTTCCATCCTCTCCCAACACAGGCACgcgtgcacaaaaacacacccgcccaaaatatgcacacacaatgGACAAGACGATATAAACATGGctacttttgcacagtacttaACTACTTTTACTTTTCTCAACACTATAACATGTGTCCGTCTATAACTTTGGcttgaaatataatataatttaatataataagaTTTTATTCAAATACAGATTTGTCTGCTTTCTATGGCCAAACTCCATCGGCGACCAAATCAAATTGAGCCCATATTGGAATAAAGAAAGCATGTGAAATATTTGTTGCTGGCAAGATGCACGTCTTCTAATGTGTTTGGAAGTATAATTATAAATGTAGAAATCTATTTCAACAGGCCAAACTTTTTACACACGTCTAAGGCCTAAAGCAGGGCCACCAAATAGTGAATTTATTGATGATTTGAACCCAAAAacgcaaaataataataatgaaaaatgcatGAAAGACAGTAAAAGGCAAAAGACACATCCAAAGGCAacactgacatctgctggtCTGAGTTGAGGAGGTACGTATGTCTAAACCCTCAGGCTGCCTCTTACTATAATGTGTCAGATTATGATGTTATTAATACaacattaatatataaaaaaaaaaagtcaccctATTTGTATTCATGTCATTTACACTGACACTTTATTTACAATCCCAGTCCTCACTCTGGTGTCACTCTGATTTCCATTTCACTTTGATCAATTGAGTGGTGCTCCACACTTATCAGCAGGACTAATTTATTTATGAACCTGCCATTTGTAATTATTGATCAGGATGTTCTCCGTTAGGGAACTAATGATATGCAGAGGTAAAAGATTCCCTAATTATTGTGTTTGGTTTAattgagggtgtgtgtgtttgtgcgcctGCAGGAAGGTTCAGAGGGGAACTGACTGTTGCCCCGGCTGCCACACGAGCAGACACGCCAGCACAATCCGCCTCCGTTCATTACAACTGCAACTAATGAAAAACAGTGTTGTTTATTGTTAGACTTTGTTAAATTGTTTGTGGTAAATGGAATAGTCCTTCCACTACCTTATTTTTACAGATATAGTaacagcggtagaagatgaagtGAGCATGTGTTTCATTGACCGTGTGCAAATAGCAAGTCTTTAGCAAAAATCCCAAGATTAATTAAATTAGCCTTTGCggtgttgtatttttttaagaGATTTTACATCACCACCACTTAACCCTGCTATAAAATTTTCATTCAGGAGTCTGCGTTACAGTCAAATTAATTATTCACAGGTTAAAAAGAGCAATGTGGTTCTTTTATTTGGTCTGACCTTCTCATAAAGaccattatttacttttaaataccACAAATGACACACGGTACATCGCGTCATGGTTGTTGTTGAACACTGAAATTGCCACAGTTATTACATTTCAGAAGATTTAGACTCATCACCACTCAGTGAATAATAACCTATATTAACTCAATTTTAGCAGTCAGCTCTACTAAATACACATTGTGTGTCACAGAGGGTTTTGTGACCAGtccaaaactgtttttaaagaaGCTAAATATAAATTTAAGTTGTTAATATTCAGCAATAAAGTGATCACTGattatttcatataaaaacagACTGCATCAGTCTTGTGAGCAACATTAAAGCAGCTTTTGAAGAACTTCTGTCACAATGGACAAAACctcttttttaattatgtgcattttttttttgaccagaaGAGGGCAGTATTGAACCAACGATTCATCTAAATTCCTTATGTTGCTGCAAAACAATATActaaatgaatacaaattatTTTCCATCATTTCCTCCAAATGCAGTATGATACGATAAATATGGTAAATATGATCAAACCACTTTTTAAACTTCCTCTAAAGAATTCCCAACATGGCTTTCTGTTGACACACTGTTTATTATATTACTGTCAACTTGAAACAAGTCAGGACGTTTATagaacaacaccaacacgctgTATTCAAAGGTGCAGAGCAGTTTAATTAATGTACCATGAAAAGTATTCAAACTTTATGTCACTCATAGATTAAAGTGAAACAGCAACACTTAGGGTAACCAATGTCAAACATACTGTAGAGTCAAACCAGGTATTTAACAAGATAGAAGGCATCGATATCCTAAATCTACAGATACAAAATGGTCAAGTAAAGTAAAGTTCAATGATTTTTTTGAAGCAAGTATAAGCTTTGGAATCTGATCGTGTAAGGAATGCAGAGAGCAGCTTTCATTAGACAATGCACACAGTGTCCTCATTCATAATCTTTAGGTGAACAACGTGCGAGCGACAAACAACAATGACCAACAGTAGCATGTGCAACGCGTCGTCTTTGTCGCCCATTCAGCAAATCATCACACTGTTGCATCCTGATTGAGTTTCTGCGTTCAAATCTTCACTGATTCACATAAGTCACTAGTGAGAGGGCAGCGATGGCGAGTCTGGAGCTAGTATTTAAATTATTCTTTGAAGCCATTGGCCTCGACCTTAGTCCCAGTCTGCTCCCGCTTCTCAGCCTGTCTGTCCAAGCTGGGGCTGAGGCCCTTGAATGCTGCGGAGTGCGATCTGGAAACTCCGTTCACCGACAGCGCTCCACCGTCCGTGGGGCAAATATAATCCGCGGATTCGTCGGGTTTCCTCTTTCTCAGGTGACTGAATTGGGTGAAGCCCAGCTTTtttggctgtaaaaaaaacacaaaacaatccCCATTAACCCGTTAATAATTCCTTTTTGTGCTGTGAACAGACGCAGAACTCTTTGATTTGTTTCGTACCTTCACTTTGGCAGTGGTTGTGAGGGGAACGTGGCCTGTGGCATTGCCGTACTCCCGCTTCTCCTGTGTGGCCTGAACCCCCACCAGGGTAGAGAAGGCAGTGGCAAGGTGGCGACGGAGCAAAGTCTTCTGAGGAGGGATATTTAGCAGCAGGGCCAGAGTTTCTGCGGTGAAGCGTGGCTCAAGGATCTACAGAAGAAGGAAACAATTCATGTCTACAGACATGTAATACAAAAGtgctaaataaaatgtatacaatACTTACAATCAGGCCGCCATGGACACCACTGCCCCGTAGATTAGGAGCGTACTCGGCTAGATCCACTGCTCGAAGCCACTCCATCACACGATGGTTAGACCACTGCACCACCTCTGAGGGACTGGGCTGCTTCTTCAGCAaggtgaaaaaacacacactcaattccattttatttataatgacccTTTTGGAAACTCTGAACTAGAAGTGGATAGTTGATTTAAACAATGAGGGAAGAGAAATGGCTCCTTCTTAACATTTAACATGCATCTGGCGCCATCTTGTGGGCCATTGATGTGATTTCATCTGTTCACCATCTATGAGCAGAGTCTcagtaaaacacttttttataaaatgtctttCATGAATATTTCCTCAACGTTTAGTGttaacatttgacaaaatgacaaaatctaAGCGACACAGTCCACAGTACAGTATCAGACACCGGCGTCTCCGGTCCGTGTGGACTTACCTCGTCGCCTGGCCTACGGCGAAGACAGTGAGGGTTGAACTTGTTGGCATGAAGGACGTGAATGGCACATTTGATACTGAGGTGATGCAGCTGGCTGGTAACTTTTAGAGTCAAGAGGTCATTCTGTAAAAAACAGCGAGAGAAGATCAGTGAACCTACAAGTTCATGgtattatattgtgttttttaaatcatgaaaaactCTTTGTGAATTATTCTGGATGTGCTGTTGCTGTAGCAAATTGCACGTGATGAGAAATGGACGAAGTGTAGTGCAGCTTGAAAAGTGAAGCGCAAGAAGTAGGATGGGAgttagcagttagccaccagggggcgactcctctGGTTACAAATAGAACTCTGTTTGagtggaagtctatgggaaaatgagcctacttttcacttgatttacaacttGAGCAAAggttttcctgaggagttaatgtctCAGTTGCTAGTTTCTGGTCTTCTACAGCatgtgatgtcaattttgtaaataatttttcccatttagaggaaaatacatGATAAAGCACGGCAAATATAAGTGGACACCAGTATGACTgacagctatatatatatatatatatatatatatatacatatacatatatatatatatatatatgtatatgtatatgtatatatatatacatatatatacatatatatatatatatatagtaagtCATCAAAGTAAGGCTGTTTATTAAGGTaaaaatgtactgcatgttgTTTTAGATCTAATAAACCTATGCCAGGCCTCCACATTGACAAATCTTACAGCACATGCAGGATTTAGGTCTTACCACTGTGAGGTATTGTATCATTCGACCGTCTACTCGTGCCTCATGGAACTGGTCTTTATACTGAGGCAAACCAATGTCATCCAACCAGCCTGCACAGATGAAAAGACTTGTTAATACACAATTGCTGCAATGGTCCATTTAAGATAAGGAACTTTTTAAAGCTACATTTCCATCTTTCCtcttagttttcttttttggttcTTTATTTTAAGACCTGCTTTAACTCGCTATGTAAAAGCATCTACGGGTTTTAACTGTCCCATGTAAAGAGAGTCTTACGGGTGACCCAGATGTGGTCCAGCTCTGATGATTTCTCTATAACTTTGGTGGTGAACGCCCTCAGAGCCAGCTGGAGCTTTTTCCTGTGCAGAGGATTCTTCAGACCCATCTCCTGGAGACAGATGGGACACAAATTGGTATTAATTTGGGTAAATAATCAGTGGTTTGCCTACATAACATACTACTTTATTAATAATAGTGACGTGTATCCGACCTTTGTTGTGAGGTAGCAATAAAATCATCTAAACATCATTACTAATGTTTGGTTTCAAGAGACATTTACTGTCTTATTTTATAGTCTGACCTTTTCAATCTCCTGAGGTGAAGCAGACAGAAGTGTTTGTCCGCTGTCGACCCACTGTCTGGAGAGACTGATGTACTGACCCAGCCCATAATCCTCGAGCCAGCCACACACCTGCTCCTTGGTCCACTGGCTGAATGGAATATTCATATcactgagacaaagacaaaggggACACGTTAGAGGCTGAAGTGGCaaagttttaaaatgataatagtTTAGGAAAGTCACCTTTTTACATCTCACATTGGTTAAGCTAAAAGTAAAACTCTTTGGTGAAGGGAGTGGTGAGATGAGAGCGCTTAACTCGATTATACATAAAATGCCAAATTATAAGAATTATAATACGTCTCTGATGTAGAACCATCAAAATACAGTCCTGAAGAGTACTGAGCTAAATGCAAGCGCTTTACCGTGAAGAGTCATAAGATTCAGGAGTCCTGGTCAGTCTGGGTCCAGCTGTGGCACGTAGTCCCCCTCTCCTAAACTGACCTGCATCTGGATCTGCTGACTGAAGCCCTCCAGATTGAGTTCTCCTTAGTCTGTGTGGACAATAATAAACATTCTGACACTGCTTTCATCATGAAAACGTATTAAGTTTTTTGTTAGATCCATTATTCTGGCAGTTCTGGTACAATATTTAGTATATAtctcataaataaaatatggtTTTAATAAACCTTCATAACAACTgaacaatataataaaatgatttatttaaacttatatactgtatgctggCAATGTAAGACAGTGCCTTTCATCATTATCCTTCTAAATACTGATTCATTTGTGTTGACATGTTTCATCACACTCACTTTCCCCAGAGTCTCTTGAAGCTCCTGTTGTTCTTCATGTATTCTGGTGAGCCCACGGTTCGTTGGCCAGGCTGTGCATTCGCTTCAGAATGAACGGGGGAATTACTACTCGAAGCGCTGTCATCGGCTTTCTCCGACTTTCCTGTGCGAGGTTACAAACATTTGACAAACAATTGAGGCAATTCTCATTTGACTGTCAACCCCTACCTACACAGAACTTTAAAACAAGGatatgtcatatgataaaatcCACATGTATTAAAACCAGATCAACAACCAATCAGTTGATTCAGACCACATGGAATGATTTGATGGCTTAAGCCAGGGTTGTCAAATATATGGCACGGAGGAGGAATTTGTGAAAATTCTGCGGTATAattagaatctaatcataaAGTTAAATACCATATTGACTCGCCTCGACTTGACACAGCACAGTCATTTTGAAACCGAAACTGaaatttttctcaagaaatggcaggttgttcatgttttgtaaaaagatacttcattaaatgtaaatcaaaGGGAACAATTTGTTGTTTATAGTTTatcatgctattattttactggtccggcccattTGAGATCATATTGCACTGCATGTAGCCCCTGAACTAaagtgagtttgacacccctggcaTAAGCCATTAACAAACCATGCACACTCTGCTCATCGCACATAGtcacacattttaacaacaaGCCAGAGAGATACAGTCAACACCTCTGAAGAGTCAATAGCAGAATTCATTTCCGCGAAAAATTCCCAGTTTCGCGACAGACTACAACTTCCAGTGTTTTGCAGCTTTGCTGAAACAGCCGATGGGAGGAGGGGTGGGATGTTTCCGTTGCATGCATGCTACTGCTAACTTTTCCAGACTTGGAGCCAAATGGTGCGTGTTTGGTGGTCTGCCTTTTCACAATGCTCTAttcagagggagagggagcaggGGCGCTACAGACCATTGAGTTCAGCAAATAATTCATCCGTTAACgttccataaaaaaaaagaatgggcTCGAGTTGAAATGTGCAAGGTGTGATGAATTGGATATAGGTTGCGCTCGGATTTCCCTCCGCGACATTACTTGGCCGAGAGAAATCAGGGTGGGGCTCAAGTTAAAACTGGCCAGTAAAACCGGGGGAAGGGCGGAGCCGAGGAGAATGTGGTcagccagagaaagagagggtgTGTTTGGTGAGAAAACGCCTATCCCATCATCCAGCTGCTGCATTAGGAGACTCTACAATTAGTTGTGATCAAAGGTGTAATGGTCTTCTGGTCAACTGAGAGCGGTTTGATTCAAATATGAATTCTGCCTTTGCTCACGGGAATTACTACCCTCACAACTCTTCCAAAGGAAAGACTAATCCTCTATGTAGTGTTATTATTATCCCGCACTATCAATCACATCATGACCAATACAGCCTGAGTTCATTTGCGTGGatttactttgactttgactgGAGTCTCCGTCTTCGCTGCCATCTGGAGACCTTTGGCTCTGGatctcgctgctgctgctgctgctgccccccaACCCGTTTTGCTCCGACAGTGAGGACTTGACAGGCATCGTCTGACTTCTGGAGCCACCGAGACCGCTCTGCATAAGCCGTgcagagacaaaaataacacGCAAATGGTTATCAAATTAAATGCAAATTCTGTCAGGCATTCATCATGTGGGACATCATATTGGAGCTTGCAAGTAGCAAATATCTGATGAAGAGTTGCAATTTGAAGTTTTTATATTAACCAAAATGAACCTCAGAATGACTAAataatcacattattattacaactcAAAATCTGTGTTAttcaggaaaagaaaatcagggCCTGTTTGTCTATATCTCTGTTCTGTTTAAGTAGGATAGCATGGCCCCAAAGATACATCGATCACAGCCTATAATTTAGTTATTCTTGATATTTTCCTGTAGATACATAAAGCTTAAACAGAGAGGGCAAAAACACAACTGACAGACctgtaataaagtaataatgaCAATGAAATTGATTGCATATCAGATTTTTCATTATGATTTAAACAAACCTTTGGTGAAGTTCCATTTGTTAGATTGTTCATACTGTTTGATAGTGTCTGAGATTCTGTTCTGGGAAGATGAaagcacaaaaatgtcagtaaaagtgAGCAAAAACATATCAaatgtgtggatggatggatggatggatgagaagCTGTGTCAGTACCTGTAATCACTGTCCTTCTGACCAGATGTGAGTGATGTTTGACGGGAGGAAGAGCTGTTC from Solea solea chromosome 5, fSolSol10.1, whole genome shotgun sequence harbors:
- the ppfibp2a gene encoding liprin-beta-2 isoform X5 — translated: MASNASHMLETALQQMDDIIAGKIGEVLFSDALHSEGQDYQSTESTQHQCPPPPADPALRALQLAEALGEALRGEEEQVNPRQQVSSDTASVILKWLLHKCQVNVNSNSNSDSYQERLSRLEGDKESLILQVSVLTDQVEAQGSKISDLENSLVEHQHKLNSTEEMLQQELLHRTSLESQKLSLMGEVSYLKLKLADMEGKQSHGAERQQKAEGLLKELRSLKVKVEHLEDQKLQYEKKLKATKAEIGSLQQLLLSKNAEIESLHTQLLARPSLSTESPERDEIYRRRLNAKYQELQRLKIGMKSLVAANDEKDRRIEELTLLLNQCRQFREVTHTTKQAPPAVHLLSNGRTPSSSSEEEEQVLLKNTDSSSAKSEDVKSEVSTNSSSSRQTSLTSGQKDSDYRTESQTLSNSMNNLTNGTSPKSGLGGSRSQTMPVKSSLSEQNGLGGSSSSSSEIQSQRSPDGSEDGDSSQSQRKSEKADDSASSSNSPVHSEANAQPGQRTVGSPEYMKNNRSFKRLWGKLRRTQSGGLQSADPDAGQFRRGGLRATAGPRLTRTPESYDSSRDMNIPFSQWTKEQVCGWLEDYGLGQYISLSRQWVDSGQTLLSASPQEIEKEMGLKNPLHRKKLQLALRAFTTKVIEKSSELDHIWVTRWLDDIGLPQYKDQFHEARVDGRMIQYLTVNDLLTLKVTSQLHHLSIKCAIHVLHANKFNPHCLRRRPGDEKQPSPSEVVQWSNHRVMEWLRAVDLAEYAPNLRGSGVHGGLIILEPRFTAETLALLLNIPPQKTLLRRHLATAFSTLVGVQATQEKREYGNATGHVPLTTTAKVKPKKLGFTQFSHLRKRKPDESADYICPTDGGALSVNGVSRSHSAAFKGLSPSLDRQAEKREQTGTKVEANGFKE
- the ppfibp2a gene encoding liprin-beta-2 isoform X9 encodes the protein MDKELLHRTSLESQKLSLMGEVSYLKLKLADMEGKQSHGAERQQKAETVVNFISELQEQMCRFQEEINSKIQEKKASESPAESGSPAVGCTETTEGKGPNPGVNLNLDELQDGSDESAHNLEEGSSDAEQQCHYGGESGLLKELRSLKVKVEHLEDQKLQYEKKLKATKAEIGSLQQLLLSKNAEIESLHTQLLARPSLSTESPERDEIYRRRLNAKYQELQRLKIGMKSLVAANDEKDRRIEELTLLLNQCRQFREVTHTTKQAPPAVHLLSNGRTPSSSSEEEEQVLLKNTDSSSAKSEDVKSEVSTNSSSSRQTSLTSGQKDSDYRTESQTLSNSMNNLTNGTSPKSGLGGSRSQTMPVKSSLSEQNGLGGSSSSSSEIQSQRSPDGSEDGDSSQSQRKSEKADDSASSSNSPVHSEANAQPGQRTVGSPEYMKNNRSFKRLWGKLRRTQSGGLQSADPDAGQFRRGGLRATAGPRLTRTPESYDSSRDMNIPFSQWTKEQVCGWLEDYGLGQYISLSRQWVDSGQTLLSASPQEIEKEMGLKNPLHRKKLQLALRAFTTKVIEKSSELDHIWVTRWLDDIGLPQYKDQFHEARVDGRMIQYLTVNDLLTLKVTSQLHHLSIKCAIHVLHANKFNPHCLRRRPGDEKQPSPSEVVQWSNHRVMEWLRAVDLAEYAPNLRGSGVHGGLIILEPRFTAETLALLLNIPPQKTLLRRHLATAFSTLVGVQATQEKREYGNATGHVPLTTTAKVKPKKLGFTQFSHLRKRKPDESADYICPTDGGALSVNGVSRSHSAAFKGLSPSLDRQAEKREQTGTKVEANGFKE
- the ppfibp2a gene encoding liprin-beta-2 isoform X10, whose amino-acid sequence is MGEVSYLKLKLADMEGKQSHGAERQQKAETVVNFISELQEQMCRFQEEINSKIQEKKASESPAESGSPAVGCTETTEGKGPNPGVNLNLDELQDGSDESAHNLEEGSSDAEQQCHYGGESGLLKELRSLKVKVEHLEDQKLQYEKKLKATKAEIGSLQQLLLSKNAEIESLHTQLLARPSLSTESPERDEIYRRRLNAKYQELQRLKIGMKSLVAANDEKDRRIEELTLLLNQCRQFREVTHTTKQAPPAVHLLSNGRTPSSSSEEEEQVLLKNTDSSSAKSEDVKSEVSTNSSSSRQTSLTSGQKDSDYRTESQTLSNSMNNLTNGTSPKSGLGGSRSQTMPVKSSLSEQNGLGGSSSSSSEIQSQRSPDGSEDGDSSQSQRKSEKADDSASSSNSPVHSEANAQPGQRTVGSPEYMKNNRSFKRLWGKLRRTQSGGLQSADPDAGQFRRGGLRATAGPRLTRTPESYDSSRDMNIPFSQWTKEQVCGWLEDYGLGQYISLSRQWVDSGQTLLSASPQEIEKEMGLKNPLHRKKLQLALRAFTTKVIEKSSELDHIWVTRWLDDIGLPQYKDQFHEARVDGRMIQYLTVNDLLTLKVTSQLHHLSIKCAIHVLHANKFNPHCLRRRPGDEKQPSPSEVVQWSNHRVMEWLRAVDLAEYAPNLRGSGVHGGLIILEPRFTAETLALLLNIPPQKTLLRRHLATAFSTLVGVQATQEKREYGNATGHVPLTTTAKVKPKKLGFTQFSHLRKRKPDESADYICPTDGGALSVNGVSRSHSAAFKGLSPSLDRQAEKREQTGTKVEANGFKE